The Polynucleobacter necessarius genome has a window encoding:
- the phaC gene encoding class I poly(R)-hydroxyalkanoic acid synthase, with translation MFAGMNTGIAPSLAPHHMALIPPERLAEIQKEYFTEFAHLATNPEAIEVKDRRFSGKAWHSSWSKMIAATYLLNSKHLLALAKAVDADEKTKTKILFTTEQMIDALSPSNFIATNPEVLENIISSQGQSIQNGIVNLLGDLKKGKVSLTDESAFEVGKNIATSEGQVVFRNDLFELIQYTPLTETVYERPYLMVLPCINKYYILDLQPDNSVVRYMVEQGHTVFLVSWKNPDASMSKVTWDDYVGDGVIKAIEVVKDIGTTDQINVLGFCVGGTLTSTALAVLAARKKDYVASLTLLTTLLDFTDTGILDVFIDEGMVKLRETTIGGEGGHFGMMSGLDLGNTFSFLRPNDLVWSYVVENYLKGNSPPPFDLLYWNGDSTNLPGPMYCWYLRHTYLQNELIKPGKLTVCGEKVDLGKITVPAYIYASHDDHIVPWKSAYESTHILKGKNRFVLGASGHIAGVINPPAKNKRHYFENNKLAKTADGWLAAAKDIKGSWWPNYAKWLEQFGGKKIKASKTFGNVQYKKLEAAPGKYVKEKVSAAN, from the coding sequence ATGTTTGCAGGTATGAATACAGGTATTGCGCCTTCATTGGCTCCTCACCATATGGCCTTAATTCCCCCGGAACGCTTGGCGGAAATTCAAAAGGAATACTTTACTGAGTTTGCCCATCTAGCAACCAATCCCGAAGCAATTGAAGTAAAAGATCGTCGCTTCTCTGGTAAGGCTTGGCATTCATCATGGAGCAAGATGATTGCTGCAACTTACTTATTAAATTCAAAACATTTGCTTGCGCTCGCAAAAGCTGTTGATGCAGATGAAAAGACGAAGACTAAAATTTTGTTCACTACAGAGCAAATGATTGACGCTTTATCACCATCAAACTTTATCGCAACCAATCCCGAAGTTCTTGAAAATATTATTAGCTCTCAGGGCCAGTCTATTCAAAATGGAATAGTGAACTTGTTGGGCGATTTAAAAAAAGGTAAGGTTTCACTGACTGATGAAAGTGCCTTTGAGGTTGGTAAAAATATTGCAACCAGCGAAGGTCAGGTGGTCTTTCGAAATGATCTCTTTGAGTTAATTCAGTACACACCATTGACCGAAACAGTGTATGAGCGCCCATACTTAATGGTGCTACCTTGCATTAACAAGTACTATATTTTGGATTTGCAACCAGATAACTCCGTGGTTCGTTACATGGTGGAGCAGGGTCACACCGTTTTCTTGGTCTCCTGGAAAAACCCCGATGCATCCATGTCGAAAGTGACTTGGGATGACTATGTTGGTGATGGCGTCATCAAGGCGATTGAGGTGGTTAAGGACATCGGTACTACGGATCAGATTAATGTTCTCGGCTTTTGTGTCGGTGGAACTTTAACCTCAACAGCTTTGGCTGTCTTAGCTGCACGCAAAAAAGATTATGTTGCTAGCTTAACTTTGCTCACGACCCTATTAGATTTCACGGACACCGGAATTCTGGATGTGTTCATCGACGAGGGCATGGTCAAGTTGCGCGAGACCACCATTGGTGGAGAGGGCGGTCACTTTGGAATGATGTCTGGTTTGGATCTAGGGAATACATTCTCCTTCTTGCGTCCAAATGATTTGGTGTGGAGCTATGTTGTTGAGAACTACCTTAAAGGCAACTCACCGCCACCATTTGATTTGCTCTATTGGAATGGCGATTCAACCAATTTACCTGGCCCAATGTATTGCTGGTACCTGCGCCACACCTACCTACAAAATGAATTAATTAAACCAGGCAAGCTCACCGTTTGCGGTGAAAAGGTTGATCTAGGTAAGATTACTGTCCCAGCTTATATCTACGCTTCGCATGATGACCATATTGTTCCATGGAAATCTGCTTATGAATCTACCCATATTTTGAAGGGTAAGAATCGATTTGTGCTGGGGGCATCTGGTCACATTGCTGGCGTAATTAATCCACCAGCAAAAAATAAGCGTCATTATTTTGAAAACAATAAGTTGGCTAAGACAGCAGATGGGTGGTTGGCTGCAGCAAAAGATATCAAGGGTAGTTGGTGGCCTAACTACGCTAAATGGTTAGAACAGTTTGGTGGCAAGAAAATTAAAGCCAGCAAAACGTTTGGTAATGTACAGTACAAAAAACTAGAAGCGGCGCCTGGTAAGTACGTGAAAGAAAAAGTATCCGCTGCTAATTAA